AGCAGTTCCCGGAACTCGCACCCGAAGAGTTGAAGAAACCAGCCGTGGGCAAGGTCGACACGGCCGACTATCGCCCGGGCGACGGCGAGGCACACTGAGATGCGATCGTTCTTGCGAGCCACGCTGCTCGTTTTGGTATTGCTCATCATCGCGATGGTTTCGGCGCTTACGGCAATGCGTTTCGCCATCCATGGCCGCGAGGTTACGGTTCCCAAGTTGATCGGCATGACACCGGCGGACGCCGAGCGCGCTGCCATCGACCACGGCCTCCTGCTTTTCCGCGAAAGTCGTTTCTACAATGATGCCGTGCCCGAAGGCAGCATCGTTTCGCAGATTCCCGTCGAAGGCGCGAAGGTGCGC
This portion of the Clostridia bacterium genome encodes:
- a CDS encoding PASTA domain-containing protein is translated as MRSFLRATLLVLVLLIIAMVSALTAMRFAIHGREVTVPKLIGMTPADAERAAIDHGLLLFRESRFYNDAVPEGSIVSQIPVEGAKVRRGWRVRIAESLGPQRMVIPDVVGQSPRAAEINVRRRGLEMGSVAQISLPGTPADQVIAQSPPPNAQGVASPRLSLLVTAPEQ